One part of the uncultured Bacteroides sp. genome encodes these proteins:
- a CDS encoding alpha-L-fucosidase, with product MKKLVLAGMIGLFTCLPSQLLKAQPATCGAVPSQRQLKWQEMEMYAFIHFSMNTFTDMEWGYGDKDPKLFNPTQLDCRQWARICKEAGFKGIILTTKHHDGFCLWPSKYTNYSVKASPWKDGKGDVIAELRKACDEYGLKLGLYLSPWDRNSAVYGSPEYITYFRNQLKEILTNYGNIFEMWFDGANGGTGYYGGANEQRTIDRKTYYDWPNTYKLVYSLQPNIMLFSDAGPDCRWCGTEEGWVGETNWSTLRRDEVWPGWPLYEQLRNGHEDGNYWVPAEVNTSIRPGWFYHASEDSKVKTPQQLVELYYNSIGRNGNMILNLPVDRRGLVNEIDEKSLLEFARIIRKELANDLAKGKMVTASNVREKSKSYAARNTVDGDNKTYWATDDGVTNATLTLAFKKNTTFNRVLLREYIALGQRVKAFTVDAYQNGSWKEVAKATTIGNKRILRIPSTTASKIRIHITDSKACPLISTLSVYNAPVEAQSNDNEKENLNVTKNWKIMNNDATSAAAIDGNPATVYIQQGNLPHELIIDLQKDAQISEFTYTPDKKVGAKGVIFNYRFSVSADGKNWETVSEGEFSNIKNNPIPQTKYFQKKKVRFVKLTALSNTDGTQEAGYAEIEVK from the coding sequence ATGAAGAAATTAGTTTTAGCAGGAATGATAGGCTTGTTTACTTGTCTTCCAAGTCAACTACTAAAAGCACAACCGGCTACGTGTGGTGCGGTGCCCAGTCAGCGTCAGTTAAAATGGCAAGAAATGGAGATGTATGCTTTTATCCATTTCAGTATGAACACGTTTACGGATATGGAATGGGGATATGGCGACAAAGATCCTAAGCTTTTCAATCCTACTCAGCTGGACTGCCGTCAATGGGCTCGCATTTGCAAGGAAGCGGGATTCAAGGGGATTATTCTCACAACTAAACATCATGATGGGTTTTGCTTGTGGCCTTCCAAATACACCAACTATTCGGTAAAAGCTTCTCCATGGAAGGATGGCAAAGGCGATGTTATTGCCGAACTCCGCAAGGCGTGTGATGAGTATGGGCTGAAGCTCGGTCTTTACCTTTCTCCGTGGGATCGTAATAGTGCTGTTTATGGCTCTCCCGAATATATTACTTATTTCCGCAATCAGTTAAAGGAGATTCTGACTAATTACGGGAATATCTTCGAAATGTGGTTTGACGGTGCCAATGGTGGAACGGGTTATTACGGCGGAGCCAACGAGCAACGAACCATAGATCGCAAGACTTATTATGACTGGCCAAATACGTATAAGCTGGTTTATTCTCTTCAGCCAAATATTATGTTGTTCAGTGATGCAGGACCCGATTGCCGCTGGTGCGGAACTGAAGAAGGTTGGGTGGGAGAAACAAACTGGAGCACACTGAGGCGTGATGAAGTGTGGCCGGGATGGCCGCTGTATGAACAACTTCGCAACGGACACGAAGATGGTAATTACTGGGTTCCGGCGGAAGTGAATACTTCCATTCGTCCGGGATGGTTCTATCATGCTTCGGAAGATTCAAAGGTTAAGACTCCTCAGCAACTGGTTGAGCTGTATTATAACTCCATAGGGCGCAACGGTAATATGATTCTGAATCTGCCGGTGGATCGTCGTGGTCTTGTAAATGAAATAGATGAGAAGTCTTTGCTTGAATTTGCACGGATTATCAGAAAAGAGCTTGCTAACGATCTTGCAAAAGGGAAAATGGTTACGGCTTCTAATGTTCGTGAAAAGTCAAAAAGTTATGCAGCACGCAACACTGTTGACGGAGATAACAAGACTTACTGGGCAACTGATGACGGGGTAACTAATGCCACGCTGACTCTCGCCTTTAAGAAGAACACTACTTTCAACCGTGTTTTGTTGCGTGAATACATTGCACTGGGACAACGTGTTAAGGCATTCACCGTTGATGCTTATCAGAATGGCAGTTGGAAAGAGGTGGCTAAAGCAACAACCATTGGTAACAAACGCATCTTGCGTATTCCATCGACCACAGCTTCTAAAATTCGTATTCATATTACAGATTCGAAAGCTTGCCCTTTAATTTCTACATTGTCTGTTTACAATGCTCCGGTGGAAGCACAAAGCAACGATAACGAAAAGGAGAATCTTAATGTTACTAAGAACTGGAAGATTATGAATAATGATGCAACTTCTGCAGCTGCTATTGATGGCAATCCTGCTACTGTGTATATTCAGCAAGGTAATCTGCCTCACGAATTAATCATCGATTTACAGAAAGATGCTCAGATTTCAGAATTTACCTACACTCCTGATAAGAAGGTGGGAGCTAAAGGGGTGATCTTCAATTACAGATTTTCTGTTTCTGCCGATGGGAAGAATTGGGAAACGGTATCTGAAGGTGAATTCTCGAACATAAAAAACAATCCGATTCCTCAGACTAAGTACTTCCAGAAGAAAAAGGTACGATTTGTGAAGCTTACGGCATTAAGCAATACGGATGGTACACAAGAGGCCGGATATGCGGAAATAGAAGTAAAGTAA